The Populus alba chromosome 13, ASM523922v2, whole genome shotgun sequence genome contains the following window.
TTATTACATAAGTTTTTTAGATGATTCCACCAAATTTTTATGGTTGTTCCCTTTAAAACTCAAATCTGATGCCTTaccaatttttcaaaaatttcaagCTGCTGTTGAACGTCAAttcaatactaaaataaaaaccatccaaactgattggggtggagAATACCGCAGCttgcataattttttacaaactcAAGGCATTACTCATCGAGTTACCTGTCCTTATACGCACCAACAAGCTGGTGCTATTGAAAGACGTCATCGTCAAATTGTTGAGGTTGGCCTTGCCTTACTTGCTCACTCCCATCTCCCAAATATTTTTTGGGAAGATGCGTTCTTAACTGctgtttatataattaatcgTTTGCCCACTCCAGTTTTGCAGCATAAATCCCCTTATGAAATGGTCAATAAATCCAAacctgattttaattttttacgaGTATTTGGTTGTGCCTGCTGGCCCTACTTACGTCcatataataaacataaaatggATTTTCGTTCCAAAACGTGTGTCTTCCTTGGTTATAGTATCAGTCATTGGGGGTATAAATGCTTAGATGTCTCTACTGGTAAAATATATGTTTCCTGTCATGTTGTTTTTGATTAGTCACTCTTTCCTTATCCTTCCCTTCAACCTATTCTTCCTTCCATTCATGATCCTCCTATTATTCTTCCTTCTAATCTTCAGTTATTAAATGCTCCGTCCAGTTTTTCTACAGGTTCTAATTATCCTCCTGCAACACCATTTCCACTGAATATGGCACCCCCATCACAGCCTTCGCTTGATCATAATGTTACTGCAGCAACTTCTGATCACGGTCTCTTTCCCACTCACACTGCTCCTGACATACCTCAGCCTTCGTTTGATGCTAATATTCCTGCAGACACTTCTGCTCAGGGTCCCTCTCAAAATCACACTGATGACATACCCCCTCcctcattaaattttattcctCCATCTCAGCCTCCCAACACACACCATATGACTACCcgcaacaaaaataatatacataAACCCAAACTACTTTCAGACTCCCATATCCAATACCCTCTCCCAAAAGCTCTTATGGCTACTGTCACTACACCTGACCGTGATCCATCCTGTTATTCTGAGGCTGTAAAACATTCCAGCTGGAGAGATGCTATGAACACTGAGTTTGATGCTTTATTGCGGAATGGAACTTGGACATTAATTCCTTCTCCCCCTGCTGCCAATATTATTGGTTCCAAATGGGTATTTCGCACTAAAAGAAAAGCTGATGGCAGTATAGAACGTTTCAAAGCTCGGCTCGTCGCTAAAGGTTTTCATCAGCAGGAGGGTGTTGATTTTTTGGAAACTTTCAGTCCTGTTGTAAAACCTACAACAGTCCGAATGGTTTTATCAGTTGCTATATCACGTAAATGGCATCTTCATCAAATCGATGTCCAAAATGCCTTTTTACATGGCCTTTTGAATGAAGATGTTTACATGGCTCAACCTCCCGGTTTTCTTCATCCTCAATATCCAGATCATGTCTGTAAACTTCATAAATCGATATATGGTCTTCGTCAGGCACCACGGGCGTGGTTCTTTCGCTTAACTGACAGGTTGGCTTCAAAGGCAGTCAAGCTGATCACTCACTTTATGTTTATCACCATGGTTccattcttctttattttctcatATATGTCGATGACATTATCTTAGCAGGTGCTGATCTCAATTTGATTAATCATGTGATAAGTCTGTTGCAGTCTGATTTTCCAGTAAAGAATTTGGGTGATCTCAGCTTCTTCCTTAGTGTTGAGGCTATTCGGAGTGATGAAGGACTATACTTGTCTCAACGCCGCTACATACTTGATCTTCTTCTTCGCAGCAAGATGGACAAGTCCAAGCCTTCTGTTACACCTATGTCCACATCCCAAGTCTTAAGCAAATCAGATGGTGCTTCATTTCATGATCCACATTTATATCGCAGTATTGTGGGAGGCCTTCAATATCTTTCTTTCACCAGGCCAGAGCTTGCTTTTGCTATTCATAAAGTCAGTAAATATATGCATGATCCGAAAGAACCTCATTGGGTGGCAGTTAAACGAATCTTGCGATACTTGAAGGAAACTATCTCCTATGCTCTTCTAATTCAACCTGATCAACATCTTCAACTTCAAACCTTcagtgatgctgattgggcatCAGATCAGGATGACAGAAGATCAATTGGTGCTTACTGTGTTTATCTTGGTAAAAACTTAATCTCATGGAGTTGTAAACAGCAACCAACTGTTGCACGTAGCAGCACCGAGGCAGAGTACAAGGCTTTGGCAAATGCTGCTGCAGAAATTCAATGGCTTAAATCTCTTCTTTCAGATCTTCATATCTCAACTGTCCATCCTCCCATTCTTTGGTGTGACAACATTGGAGCCACGTATCTCACAAGTAATCCTCTCTTCCATGCACACACCAAACATATTGAAATAGATTTTCATTATGTCCGTGATCAGGTTCTCAATGGTAACTTAACAGTTCGGCTCATTTCTACAAAGGACCAATATGCTGATGCTCTTACCAAGCCCTTGCCTTCTCAACGTTTTAAACTTCTTCGTGACAATCTCAGGGTTCATTCTTTACCCCTTCGATTGCGGGGGCATGTGGAAGAACAGGTCAGCATGACCGGTTCAAATGAAGATAAAGATTCAAAAGTTTAAAACACTGCAACATATATCTTATCTGTAATTCGGTTTCATGAGGATGTACATGGCCctttgaattcaaatttgagAATGTATAGGATAAGTTTGTTATTCTGTAATCTATTTAATCAACTCTGTAATTCACAAACAATACAAAACGAATTACCAAGGCAAACAAAGCTTCTTCTTATTCTACACTGATGAAACTGCAATAAGGCAACTTCCCTCATCAGTTGGACAATTGAAGAGACTCAGAAAGTTATCATTGAGTGGATGCAATAGCAAGCAAGACTCACCGCTTACTTCTTGGCTTTCACTAATTTCATCATGGCTTTCACCAACGAGTTCAACCTCCAAAGTTTTGCTGCCAGCTTCTCTTAGTAGTTTAAGCCTATTGAGAGGACTAGATCTTAGTTATCGTGGATTATCTGAAGGTGAGATTTCCATAGATCTCGAGAGTTTGTCCTCTCTCCAAGAATTGAATTTGTCCGGAAACAATTTCTTCAATCTGCCTTCTGGCAGTGGCCTCCTTCCCAAGCTTAAGTATTTACTGGTTAAGGACTGTACAAATCTTCTATCAGTTCCGGAGCTCCCATCAAGTTTAATGGAACTGGATGCTGTTAATTGTTCGGCGTTGGAGAGACTGACAATTCATTCAAAAAGAATCCCATCACTGTATGTGAGTGGGTGCAACAATTTAATAGAGATTGAGGGTATGGAAGGTATGGGTAAGAGATGGGTCATTGTATCTGAAGACCGGagcaatttatcaaatattttgaagcaGAGTCTTGTTCAggttctttctctctctctctctctctctctctcacacacacacacacacacatacacacacacaagtcTCACGCATATGAATGTTGATTAGGTCTAAAGTTTTAGCTTTCCTTAAAACAGGCATTATACAAGGGTGAAGAGTATGACATTGTCATTGCTGACGGTGAGATGCCAGAATTGTTCAGCAATCGAGCAGAAGGATCTTCATTAACATTTCATGTACCTCCATGTTCAGATGGTAATAAAATCCAAGGGCTGGTTGCTTGGGTTGTCTGCGCCATCGATGGAAACATATCTGCTTATCTGCGGGGAGAGGCTGTTATAAGAAATAAGAGCAACGGTGTTCAATTGTTTAAAAGATCAATAATGTTGTTTACGATGAGCACAAATTCAAGCAACCAGTGTTCTTGGGTAAACCACATATCATTGGCTGCACTTCCTCCGAATGCAATGAAAGCTGGAGAGCAATTGGAGCTATCTGTTGAAGTAAAACATACCTCTTTTGAAGTACAAAAGTGTGGAGTCCATATGATAGTAAAGAAGCCAGAAGTTGAATAGTTTGGCGACAGCTAGAGAACTGTTCGCCATCATGCTGACAATATCATACCATCCCTTCCCCTGTCCTTGTTCATTCTGTGTGTTCGGTAACTCAAGAATTGGCTGTGTGGCCTCATCCAATTAATAGGTCTCGATGACCTGAAAGGAAACAGAGTTCATATTCGTTGTGTTACAGGTTAAAGAAAGGAACTGGCGAAAGTTATTCATGTGATGAGGTAAGATGCTTGcattaaatgaaatattattacCTGATAACCGATGGATAATGTATCGAAATCCTGTTCACATGCTCTCTGTATTTAGTCAGCCTGAATTCTTTGCGTCCTTTTCCTacagaaaataaactaattcgACGATCCATCGGTTCATTATTTCCATTAGTTTGACTGGGGCCACTATCTCCTCCTGGACTCCAGGGAGCTCTACGCTTGGCAAAACCAGAGTGACTTTTAGTTTGTCTCCTTAAATAGAGgacataaaaattttatacaaattGGAATACCATAAATTAAACTGGCACATTTGCGCACCTGGAAACCACCATATTGTAAGCTGTGCCTTTACTGTTATCACTTTCTGAGCTGCATATCAAATGAATTCCTAATTATGATGAACATGTCTGCACTGCTTTAATTATTCCTTCTAGTCCTGTTTTATTGATGTTAATTTCCGAATGTGGAAGTGAGGACATATATATTCATCTATACAATGTACTACAACCAATTTACTAGTTGAATTTCTGATCGACGCTCTTCTTTGATATTACTTCATCTATACAATGCTTTAACTCCAGATTTTCATGTTCATATCTACCGTCCTCTGACCCCAAAAGACTGAAGGTGGATCCTGGTGTGTGTCTGTGGAACCGGAAGAAATGTGTGCAGCTGTAGCCATTCTCTCTTgaagattttgaaaatgacatTTGCTACAAGAGCAGTAATTTGAATGCTGAAAATGCTTTCTGCCCTTCAAAGAGACAACTACGAATCTTTTTCAGCTGTGCTTGAAAGAACTCGACCATTGAAGGCAAGCAAAAACATGTCTGAAGGTCTTCAATCTGTAAATGAAACAATACTAGGCAAATTGTATTCGATTTTTTATacttagaattattttaaaaaaatattcatgtaacCAAGATCTTGAAAACCCACAAATGATCTCGTAAGTCCTGTTAAGAACAtaaccaattttaaaattatttttctttatttgtttttcttagctaattatatttcttttgctTGATTACTTTAATGGAGCTTATGGGATAAATTTATCATTTctctttcttaattaaaaaaaaaatcaaatttcattttctaagCATTATCTTCTTTTACAAATTGAAGGCTAAGTTAgatttattcaatataaaaacgAGCCATGCGAGCTTGACAACAAGTTAGTGCTAATGTTAATTGTAAACAAAATGTAAAGTAAACGACTTAGTTTATGAAATTAGCAATAGTGAGattcaattaattaaactatcatataatacaaattaacctgttttaaaacttttcataaaatgttcaaaaactattttttctgttttttttgggTGTACGAAGCAGGTAACTTGTTAATAAGCTGCTTCCAAGAAACTACGCATCACCGAAACCAACtcctaaaatgattttttcttcgaGGCTTGTCCTACTCGGTGCTTCAGTTATGGGGCACGTCTCACTGCTACTATCCCTCGCTGCATGCCGTTACCAAGCCGGCCGTTACCACcgcatggcattctctggccttataaaagccagagaaaggcCACGAACCAGGGGGGGAACAAAGGagataaaaaaacagaggaaacagGGGAACGGACCAGGGAAACATAAAAACCAGGACAAACGAAAAACAGAGAACATAAATTCTGGGGGAAGGCGCAAACAAAGGAAATTCCAAGGAACTGGGGGGGTGGCTTTTCCAGAATAGAAAACACTTGAGGACAGACGCAGGGGACGGAAGAATAGCAGCAACacaggtttaaaaaaatatatattttttaattttttttattttcaatatatttttttcaatatatatatatatgcattgatttaaatttattttactggTTTATTCATTGGCGTCAAAGTTAGGAATaacgtgtgtttttttttttttgcaacgtaatatttatcaacatcagagttaaaaaaaatctgtgGCTGAATATTTATTAATGTAAGAGTCAAGAATATTACAAGCAAGTCATTGATAGCATAGTACAACAAACCCTTaacaatttaagataaaatcagcagcttaccttaggtagaaTTAAGGAATGATcattttcagttcggtttgatttttacctttaaaaataaccaaaccaaatatttttttttttaaaaaaaccaaaactagttCCAATCGACCagtttttgatttgattattttacaaaaaaaaaaaaaacagaaaaaacctgTATTGTTTATTGGGGTTGTTTTTGGGCTTTTTGATGAGATTTTCTGATGGACttgtaattgatatttatattgtataattttattacaagattctagaatatatttaatttttttgacactaaatattcatttatattatattattagtgCCAATATTATGTTCAATATGTTGCAAGCcttcctaatattttttttggaatgagACTCCTCCatcaaagtttaaataacacaccaaattaaaatgtaaattacaaagcattgccttaaaaaaagctttaaaaacaacaacaaataaccTTATCATAAAACACTTCAtgcaacaaaatataaattttcattgtaaaCATCATCCCAAttgaaaaacatatcaaaaacaTTACACTTTGATTCCTTAATATCATTGACatcaaaaccttaaaaaaaaaaaacatgttaacaatcataatttatatgagaatgataaattataaatctgtTTACACTTCACAGATTAGACTATTTTTGCATATTTGACACCAATACACCAAATGTCTTTTTCAAAGAGTTATTTCCCTATCAAAGTTTAGCAGCTATATCAGATTATAATAATGAAAGAGGGGGAAAAACTGAAAACATATTATTCTTCTTCAAGGTCAAAAGCTGACTTTATACCAAATTCACAAACTTTATGCTGTCTATGGTTGCTAGCAAACTGATCactaaaaaaataccttttttttctcagaATCAAAACAGTTTCTTAAGGACCCTTTTGGCTTCCATTAAAGGAAAGGCAAAAAAGTTCTAACCTTTGAATATCATGCTTTCACCCTTTTACTTTTTGCTTAGAATTCATACTTTTGACTCTCTCATTACAGTTTCTTAAGGACCCTTTTGGCTTCCATTAAAGGAAAGGCAAAAAAGTTCTAATCTTTGAATATCATGCTTTCACCCTTTTACTTTTTGCTTAGAATTCATACTTTGACTCTCTCATTAATTCTTAACTATTTCCAAGCAACCAAGCAAAGTTTctagctttaaaaaaattactcttaaatttaaaaacatataaggaagaagaagaagaatacttACTCTTGAGGAACTGATTAAGGAGAGGCCTGAAGAGAATATATAGAGAAGCTTAAAAAAGCTTAAGAAATTTCGACGAATTGATCAAACTGAATTAGAAAAAGGTAAACTTGTtaacaagaacaacaataataatattgacaATCTggtagagaaaaagaaagaaatatcgAAAGTAAGAGGGAGAGCACTAGAGAAACAAAATTGTTGTCTGCAAAGAGAAGCAAATTATGAGACCAACAATAGACATAAGGGAGGTGATTGGTTTGCTAGATCTGGAGGTTAGGTGTGGTGACTGGTGTGTGCCCTGCCCGTGTGGAAAAGGAAGGTGGCTGGTTTGTTAGATTTGAAAATGAAGATTGAAGCCTTATTGAAGGTATACCAATTTGCAAGAGTTAGGAGATGAAgattgattaatttgattttgttagacAGTTAGATTTGGCCATAAAAAAGGCTGAGAGTGTGAGAGATTGAGATTTGAGAGTTGTGGCTTGTGAGGGTTGGGGGGCGGCTTGTGAGGGCTAAGGGGTAAGGACATTTGCTGGATGTAGAGTAAAGAGAAGATGGGTACTGCTAATGCTAAGGTTAAAAATTAGAAAGcgcttttataatattttgttttaacttAATCGGGTTGgttcgtttttttttgttttaggcttattaaaccaaaactgaaccgaactgaaaattttaaaaaatattctaaccagtttaatcggttttttttataattcggtttttttgttatttttttttgcagtttaaTCGGTTTCTTGGTTGTTTTACTCACTCCTATGTAAAATGCTTAAaaagtgataatatcttccattTTACATAACCGTTCACGTACCATATAATCTCTGATAACTAGTTAGAGTTtctagtgactataatactagaTTACAACTCTTTAAACAAGACTATTTcccattaaaaaacaagatgctagaaatttgtttttttcattgaattatttttaagactGCCATGATATTGAGCacgataatataattattttttttaataaaaaataagttgatctaACTTAATCAACCACTGCGAAGGCTCTTCCATGTAATTCCATGCATCACTGGTTTCTGTGTTATTTTATTCCAACGTTCTAGCTATTACTGCATTGTATAACCCTTACCCATCAAAACTTACTCAAGCCAACTCAACTGAGTGAGTATTTCTTAGATAGTTATTGAAGCaaatgaaaacaccaaaattaaaaaaacagttaataattatgtcaaataatcaaaagattttattttatatatatatatatatatatatataatagtctTAGGGTTCTTTTAGACATTGATTGATATTATCTTggttcattctcattgcatccataactaTATTATTGTAAGGAATACTATTATAATCTACAATTCCATACACGTTGCTAGCACAAGTAATCCTTCATATAATCTTATCCATCGCAATCCCAAAACTTATGCTTGAGAATAAAATGCAAACAAAactgatgttttgttttttcatttctatttcattttCGATGAACAAGGTGCAATTTTGTTAAGcttgaatgaaaaagaaagtcCAAGCCAAAACCAGACAAAGCTACAAAGGAAGTGGCGGTAACCCAAAACAGGAAAGAAGagtaaatccaaaaacaaatagtCTACAACCCacaaacaaagacaaaaaaaacacaatactgAGAGGGGAAGGTCATTCAGCAGCAAGAAAATGGTCGGGTGCAAGATCATTTAAATAGTCAAACTGTcaagaacattgcaaagaaacacAATACTGATGAGCCAAAAAAACTGACAACCCCGTAGAGCAGCCCCCTTCCATAGAAACCAACAGCCCTCAAGAAACCTTATTCCATTGAAAATTCAATGAGCAGATAAATACTTGTGACGAAATAAGCATTCTCATAATCAGACTTGAGGATCATTATAACGTCATCAATACCAGAAACAGATATCTCATCTCTATCTTTATTGTTCACTTTCTCTAATGTACAGAaccaaaaggagaaaataaacaattaattaacaatcaaAACCTGAAAATTCAAACACACAAACACAGCATAATCCCTAAAAATCTACGAAAATTACACCTcataacaagaaacaaaactGTTGAGAAACCTTTGATCAATAACAAATCAAAGCTTTGTAACTCTCTGTATTTTCCCTTACTTGTATTGAATGAACTTGGCTATATATATAGCCTTATAGTagtaaatgaaaacaaaaggaaatatcACGTGTGCAGTTTCTGTTAGCATTATAGTTGCTAACAAACGGCTTCATAACAGAATCTGTTATAAGGTAAATAACAGAATCAATTATTGAACAGTTACTGATTCTGTTATTTATCTCCTACAGTTATTCACGTACTCCACCTGTCAATTCTTCCCCTAAACTAACTGTAATACATAGTTAGTTTAGCTTAATAGCTCTACACATTCCCATCTAACTTCTGAACTTTAGGAAGGATTCCAACTTCAATGGTTTTGTCATGATATCTGCAGTTTGTTCTTCTGTTCCACAATGCAGCAgttcaataattaaatcattagCAAGTTCTCTTAAGAAATGAAAATGGACATCAATATGCTTGCTTCTCCCATGCATGACAGGATTCTTTGACAGTTTAATAGTGGAGCTATTGTCACACATAACTATGGTGTTCTTCTTCTGAACATGTCCCAGTTGATCCAAAACTCTGCCTATGTGGTTGACAATGTGACAATTGGTTGTTTCTTTGATAACCAAGACACTGTCCCTGAACTTAACAAGAAGATGTAACCTGAAGTGCTCTTTTGATCATTTAAATTACCAGCATAGTCACTATCGGTGTAAGCAATCAAGTCATTCGAGCTCCTCTTCCTGTACATAATTCCATAATCGAAGGTACCTTTTAGGTATCTCAATATCCTCTTGGTAGCTTATAGGTGTAGGTCTGTAGGTCTAGCCATGTAAACTAAGATAGGACGAGTTGAAGTGAGATACATGAGGCTCCCTATGATTTGTTTGTAAAATGATTCATCAACTGCAACTCCATCTGCATCCTTGCTTAGCTTGGAACCTAGAACAATCAGGCTATTGACTTCACGACTTTCTATCATTCCAAATCGCTTCAAAATCTCGAATGCATATTTCTTTTGACAGATGAAGATACCATCACTTTGTTGTGATACTTCAATGCTAAGAAAGAACTTCATTTTTCCCAAATCAGTCATCTCAAACACTTGCATCATTGAACACTTGAAACTGCTTAtcatttcttcatcatcactagtttatattaaatcatcaacataaacactTGCAATAAGCATTTTCCCTTCTTTGCTCTGTTTGGTGAAGAGTGTCTGCTCATTTGGACATTTTTCAAACCCTCATTGATAAAGTAATTTTCCATGCGGCTGAACCAAGCTCGTGGAGCTTGTTTTAGGCCATATAGTGTCTTATGCAACTTGTAGACTTTGTCCTCACTTCCCTTGACCTCATAGCCCTTTGGTTGTTCAATATACACATCTTCGTTAAGTTCACCATGGAGGAAGGCTGACTTCACATCCATctggaaaatattttagtttttttgagcTGCTAGAGCCATTATCATCCTTACAGTTTCAATTCTTGCCACCAGAGCATATACTTCTGTGTAATCTATTCCATGTTTTTGTGTGTAACCTTTAGCCACCAAACGTGCTTTGTGCTTCTCAAACTCTCCATACTCATTATACTTGGTTTTGTAAATCCATTTCACCCCAATTTTCTTGACTTCAGCAAGTAATATAACTAATGTCCATGTCTTGTTCTTCTCTATAGACTTGATTTCATTGTCCTTAGCCAATCTCCAGTTTGCATCTATCATAATGCAATGGATCACTTGACATTATCAGAGCCAAATCTTCATCTTCAGAAGAACTGAGGCTCTCCCCAGTAACATAATCCTTCATCCATGTAGGAGGATTTCTCATTCTTGTACCTCCTTCATTATCTCCATTGTCTCTATTATCAGTGCATACATCTCCCTCATTAGCTTTAATGTCTCTTTATTCAATGCTTGCATTTCCCTCATTATCCTCACTGCAATTATCCTTATGTTCAGTGTCATTATCATTAACACCATCTACTCTTCTCCATCACTATCTCCCCATTCTATGTCCACCAACATCTACTTTTCAAAGTTCTCATCCCAATCCCATTGTTTCTCCTCTTCAAATATCACATCTCTACTTACCACTACCTTTTTTTGTAATCGGATTGAATAGTCTATAGCTCTTGGATTCCTCACTAACGCCCAGAAGTATACACTTAACACTTCTATTGTCAAGTTTAGTTCGTTGTACCTTTAGCACATGAACATGTGTTATGCACCCAAAGACACGAAAATGATCCACAAAAGGCTTAATTCCATTCCACACCTCTGTTAGTGTGATGTTTTTGACCAACTTGGACATCTATTCAGCACATAGTTGCTCCAGTTCACTGCCTTTGCCAAAAGTGCTCTTGGAACTTTCTTCTCATATAGCATTGCACGAACCATGTTCATTACTATTCTATTCTTTCGTACAGCTGCACCATTTTGTTAAGGGGTGTAAGCAGTCGTCAGTTGCCGTTTAATGCCATGTTGTTCACAGAATTTGTTGAATTCAAATGAGGTGAACTCGCCTCCTCTATCTGTTCGGAGACATTTGATAGATAGGCCTATCTCATTCTCCACCATTTTCTTAAAACACTTGAAATGACTCAGTGCTTCTGATTTTTCAAACAGGAAATATATCCATGACTTTCTATTGTAGTCATCTATAAAACACAACGTGTATTTCTTGTTGCCTTAGGACATGGGAGTAATTGGTCCGTAGATGTCTGCATGGATGAGACCTAATACCTGATTTGCTCTTCAAGAACTCTTTCTTGGTATAGAGTCACGGTGATGCTTCCCCATGATACAGTTTGTGCACAATTCATCTGAGACAGTAAATAAGGGAAGGCCACGTACCATTGACTTGCTATACAGGGTTCTTAAGCCTTTGTAGCTTAGATGTCCATATATATGATGCCAAAGTTATGACAGATTCTGCTGGCTTTGTAAGTTTGTGTGAAAGCACTCATTGTGTTGTTGCTGAGATGTCTCTTGTGATTTAGATAATAGAATGAATATTCTGTTGGCACTCATGTTTGTCTTAATGATTAAACCTTTGTGAGGGTGGTAGATCTTGCATACTCCTCCTTGTATCAGAATTGCCAAACCCTTCTCTTGAAATTGCCCCATGCTCAAGAGATTGTTCTTGATTTTAGGGACATAGTATACTTTAGTCACAGTAAGGTTTATTCCATTTAAATGCAGCTTCACACTTCCTTTGCCCATCACATTCATTCTGGTGTTGTTTCCTAACCTTAATAGTTGCCAAAAACTATCATCAAGCCAACTAAACATGGTTCTATCTCCACACATGTGGTTTGAGCATCCTGAATCAAGGAACCATGCATCTCTTTCTTTAGCTTTGTTTTCTTCTACATAGGACATTAGCAACATCTCCTCTTCCTCATCAATATCCTTGGCATAGTTAACTTTTTTGTTCCAAAAGGGGCACTCATACTGGAAATGGCCCAATCTATGGCATCGATAGCATTCAATTGTGGCTTTGTTGAAATTGTTGCTACCGCTGCCCCTTCCTCTTCCTCTACCTCTATAACTAGTCTTGCCTCATCTTCTGCCTTTCCCTTCTTCTAGAGTGACCTTCAAAACTTGTTCTTCACCATGATTTTTCCGAAACTTCTACTCATGCACAATTAATGAGCT
Protein-coding sequences here:
- the LOC140954385 gene encoding uncharacterized protein, whose translation is MELDAVNCSALERLTIHSKRIPSLYVSGCNNLIEIEGMEGMGKRWVIVSEDRSNLSNILKQSLVQALYKGEEYDIVIADGEMPELFSNRAEGSSLTFHVPPCSDGNKIQGLVAWVVCAIDGNISAYLRGEAVIRNKSNGVQLFKRSIMLFTMSTNSSNQCSWVNHISLAALPPNAMKAGEQLELSVEVKHTSFEVQKCGVHMIVKKPEVE
- the LOC140954454 gene encoding uncharacterized protein produces the protein MKKMDKMKLKDLKVKNYLFQALDRTVLDTSLKKDTAKDIWDAMKKRFEGNARVKKSHLQVLRQEFETLDMKFNGVIEYFYRVMTAANKMRVYREEMEDVKIVEKILRTLTEKFNYIVCCIEESKDIDKLSVDELQSSLIYECPFWNKKVNYAKDIDEEEEMLLMSYVEENKAKERDAWFLDSGCSNHMCGDRTMFSWLDDSFWQLLRLGNNTRMNVMGKGSVKLHLNGINLTVTKVYYVPKIKNNLLSMGQFQEKGLAILIQGGVCKIYHPHKAVRKNRIVMNMVRAMLYEKKVPRALLAKAVNWSNYVLNRCPNANWRLAKDNEIKSIEKNKTWTLVILLAEVKKIGVKWIYKTKYNEYGEFEKHKARLVAKGYTQKHGIDYTEMDVKSAFLHGELNEDVYIEQPKGYEVKGSEDKVYKLHKTLYGLKQAPRACDDEEMISSFKCSMMQVFEMTDLGKMKFFLSIEVSQQSDGIFICQKKYAFEILKRFGMIESREVNSLIVLGSKLSKDADGVAVDESFYKQIIGSLMKRSSNDLIAYTDSDYAGNLNDQKSTSEKVNNKDRDEISVSGIDDVIMILKSDYENAYFVTSIYLLIEFSME